Within Acidobacteriota bacterium, the genomic segment CAGCTGATCGGACAGATAGCTTCGCCCGCGAGGCAGCGAATCAACGATACGTTCCGCGATCGGTAGAAACTCGAGCGAAACCCGGTAAACATCGAGTTTTTCGTGGTCGAACGGCATGAGATTGATCGAACCGAGTTTAACCTAACAGGCCCTCGACGCATCTTTCCGTGCCGATGCCCGGCATTTTGTCCCGTGCCCGTGAACATGCCCGCGCCCGTGTCCGGTCTTTAAAGTCCGTGCCCGTGAACATGCCCGCGCCCGTGCCCGGTCTTTAAAGTCCGTGGCCGTGAACATGCCCGCGCCCGGTCTTTAAGTCCGCCGTGAACGTGACCGTGTCCGGTCTTTAAAGTCCGTGCCCGTGAACGTGCCCGCGCCCGTGCCCGGTCTTTCCCGGACAGAGGGGCCCGGCGTTCTCTTCACCTTGCGAGCCCTCCTCGGCTCGTGTAGCATTTGCCGGCCTTTTCAAGGCGAGTGACGAATGACTCAATCCTTCATTCCTGTCCTGATTCTTCTTCTGTTTGCGATCGTTCTCGGAGCCGTCATGCTTGGTCTGGCGTACATCGGGGGATCGCACGCCCGGAGTCCGCAGAAGCTGGGGCCGTACGAGAGCGGTGTCCCGCAGCTCGACGTCTCCAGGAAGCGGTTCAATGTCCGCTTTTACAAGGTCGCGATGTCATTCATCATCTTCGACATCGAGGCGGTGTTCATCTTTGCCTGGGCGGTGATCTATCGGGAGACGACCACCGGCGGCGGCGAGCTCAACTGGCTGCCGTTCATCGCAATGATGATCTTCACGCTGCCGATTGCCCTCGGTTTTCTCTACGAGTGGAAGAAAGGTACTTTCGACTGGACCTGATTCATGGCCGATCTTCATCCTGACAGCCCATACATGCCCCACCGTCACCCCGAACCGGGGGCGACATTCGAGTGGGACGAGGAGCAGAGACGGGAGCTCGATCGGATTCTCGAGCGTTATCCGACGAAACAGGCTGCCCTGCTCCCGGTCCTCCATCTCGCGCAGCGAAAGGTCGGCTGGCTCCCGCCGCACGTCATCGTGAAGGTCTCCGAGACGCTCGGGCTGACCCCGGCCTGGGTCTTCGGCGTCGTCACCTTCTACAACATGTACAACCAGAAGCCCCGGGGGAAGTACTTTCTCCAGGTCTGCACGAATCTGAGCTGCATGTTGCGCGACGCCTACGACATCTACGACCACCTCTGCTCGCGGCTTCGTGTGAAACCGGGCCACAACACCGAGGACGGCAAGTTCACCGTTCTCGAGGTCGAGTGCCTCGGTTCATGCAACACGGCGCCGGTGGTTCAGGTCAACGACGATTACCACGAGAACATGACGATCGAGAAGATCGACGATCTGATCGAGACGCTTCCATGACCGAGCCAATCAGGGTTCTCACGCGCAACATCGACGAGCCGGACTCGGCATCGATCGACACGTACCTCCGGACCGGAGGCTACAAGGCGCTCGAGAAGGCGTTGTCGATGAAGCCGGCCGAGCTGATCGACATGGTCAAGGCCTCCGAGCTTCGTGGCAGGGGAGGCGCCGGGTTTCCGACCGGCATGAAGTGGGGCTTCGTCCCGCAGGACAGCGGAAAGCCCGTCTATCTCCTCTGCAACGCCGACGAAGCGGAGCCCGGGACATTCAAGGATCGGCTGATCATCGAGAAGGATCCTCATCTCATGATCGAGGGGATGATCATCTCCGCTTACGCGATTGGCTCGGGACCGATGTCGTACATCTACATTCGAGGCGAGTTCGCGTACGGCGCGAAAGTACTCGAAAAAGCGCTCGCCGAGGCGCGCGAGAAGGGCTTTCTCGGGAAGAACATCCTCGGAAG encodes:
- the ndhC gene encoding NADH-quinone oxidoreductase subunit A, giving the protein MTQSFIPVLILLLFAIVLGAVMLGLAYIGGSHARSPQKLGPYESGVPQLDVSRKRFNVRFYKVAMSFIIFDIEAVFIFAWAVIYRETTTGGGELNWLPFIAMMIFTLPIALGFLYEWKKGTFDWT
- a CDS encoding NAD(P)H-dependent oxidoreductase subunit E, with the protein product MADLHPDSPYMPHRHPEPGATFEWDEEQRRELDRILERYPTKQAALLPVLHLAQRKVGWLPPHVIVKVSETLGLTPAWVFGVVTFYNMYNQKPRGKYFLQVCTNLSCMLRDAYDIYDHLCSRLRVKPGHNTEDGKFTVLEVECLGSCNTAPVVQVNDDYHENMTIEKIDDLIETLP